In Dyadobacter subterraneus, a single genomic region encodes these proteins:
- a CDS encoding DUF4142 domain-containing protein — MKKITLSALFLASILTFSACNSSKKEDSKEMAEDANEKKFDDTKIEDDTEFAVAAADGGMLEVQLGELAEKNAASPGVKDFGKMMVKDHSKANDELKALAEKKNITLPTTLSEKCQKMYNDLSEKTGKDFDKAYVSAMVDDHKDDIKKFEDAAKDGKDADIKTWAAEKLPTLNHHLETVQGLKETLK; from the coding sequence ATGAAAAAGATCACATTAAGCGCGCTGTTCCTGGCCAGCATATTAACATTCTCTGCTTGTAACTCTTCAAAAAAAGAAGACAGTAAAGAAATGGCAGAAGATGCCAACGAGAAGAAATTCGACGATACTAAAATAGAAGACGATACAGAATTTGCAGTTGCCGCAGCAGATGGCGGAATGCTTGAAGTACAACTTGGAGAACTTGCTGAAAAAAATGCAGCGTCTCCAGGTGTAAAAGATTTCGGAAAAATGATGGTAAAAGATCATTCAAAAGCAAATGATGAATTGAAAGCATTGGCTGAGAAAAAGAACATTACTTTGCCAACAACACTGAGTGAGAAATGTCAAAAAATGTACAATGATCTTTCTGAAAAAACAGGAAAGGATTTTGACAAAGCTTATGTGTCTGCCATGGTTGATGACCATAAAGACGACATCAAGAAATTTGAAGATGCTGCGAAAGACGGTAAAGATGCTGACATTAAAACGTGGGCAGCAGAAAAATTGCCAACTTTAAATCATCACCTGGAAACGGTTCAAGGCTTAAAGGAAACGCTTAAATAA
- a CDS encoding phytoene desaturase family protein, protein MRKTEYDAVVVGSGPNGFAAAITLQQQGLSVLLVEGKKEIGGGMRTQALTLPGFLHDVCSAVHPMAMLSPFFKSLSLDQYGLELIQPKHAAAHPFDDGTAGILDRSVEETAEGLGKDAEAYLNFMSPVVRDLPKLLPDLLGPFPIPKYPLALAEFGLKAIPSAVFMANKFKTKQARGLWGGMAAHAIQPLENLTTSAIGLMLMAAGHVAGWPIPKGGSQSIANALAAKFLALGGEIQTDFLVKSLNQLPPAKVVLFDVTPKQLVEIAGEKLSTSYKNRLEKYRYGMGVFKIDWALSEPIPFKAEACKGAGTVHLGNTLEEIAEGEKMTAEGKQSQKPYVLLSQPSVFDNSRAPEGKHTAWAYCHVPNGSKEDMTAAIENQVERFAPGFKDVIIARNTMNTEQMEAYNPNYIGGDINGGVQDVFQLYTRPVLSLSPYRTSNTGIYLCSSSTPPGGGVHGMCGYHAAKTALKDIFKISLS, encoded by the coding sequence GTGCGGAAAACAGAATATGATGCCGTTGTTGTAGGCTCAGGTCCAAATGGATTTGCTGCTGCAATTACTTTACAACAGCAGGGACTTTCTGTTTTATTGGTGGAAGGCAAAAAGGAGATAGGAGGCGGAATGAGAACACAGGCGCTAACATTGCCTGGCTTTTTACATGATGTTTGTTCAGCGGTTCATCCAATGGCGATGCTTTCTCCGTTTTTTAAAAGTTTGTCGCTGGATCAATATGGATTAGAATTAATTCAGCCAAAACACGCAGCAGCGCATCCTTTTGACGATGGAACTGCCGGAATTCTTGACAGATCTGTTGAAGAAACGGCAGAGGGATTGGGAAAGGATGCAGAAGCTTATCTGAATTTTATGAGTCCGGTTGTAAGGGATTTACCAAAATTATTACCGGATTTATTAGGGCCGTTTCCGATACCTAAATATCCATTGGCGTTGGCAGAATTTGGATTAAAGGCAATTCCGTCTGCTGTGTTTATGGCGAATAAATTTAAGACAAAACAGGCTAGGGGACTTTGGGGAGGTATGGCCGCGCATGCAATTCAACCACTGGAAAACCTGACGACATCAGCGATAGGACTAATGTTAATGGCGGCTGGGCACGTAGCTGGGTGGCCAATTCCCAAAGGTGGTTCTCAGTCAATAGCGAATGCTTTGGCAGCTAAGTTTCTGGCTCTGGGTGGTGAAATTCAAACTGATTTTTTGGTTAAATCTTTAAATCAGCTTCCGCCGGCAAAAGTGGTTTTGTTTGATGTAACACCTAAACAACTGGTTGAAATTGCAGGGGAAAAGTTAAGTACCTCGTATAAAAACCGTTTAGAAAAATATCGATACGGCATGGGCGTTTTTAAAATTGACTGGGCTTTAAGTGAGCCAATTCCTTTTAAGGCAGAAGCATGCAAAGGTGCCGGAACTGTCCATTTGGGTAATACGCTGGAAGAAATAGCTGAGGGTGAAAAAATGACAGCTGAAGGGAAGCAATCTCAAAAGCCTTATGTGCTTTTATCCCAGCCAAGTGTTTTTGACAACAGTCGTGCGCCGGAAGGAAAACATACTGCCTGGGCATATTGCCACGTACCAAACGGCTCGAAGGAAGATATGACGGCTGCAATTGAAAATCAGGTGGAGCGATTTGCACCAGGTTTTAAGGATGTCATCATTGCCAGAAACACGATGAATACGGAACAAATGGAAGCATACAACCCGAATTATATTGGCGGTGATATCAACGGCGGAGTACAGGATGTTTTCCAGTTATATACCCGCCCGGTTTTAAGTTTATCGCCTTACAGGACTTCCAATACAGGAATATATCTCTGTTCGTCATCCACACCACCAGGCGGCGGCGTTCATGGAATGTGTGGATATCATGCAGCAAAAACGGCTTTGAAAGACATTTTTAAGATTTCATTAAGTTGA
- a CDS encoding formylglycine-generating enzyme family protein yields the protein MKVFEKVFLLMSFAVIGLSCQTKQTAEEKTKDSLAKCIADGMPTRASAILASQENIVEGKGSKDGMVLIKGGEFLMGADEFPDSRPMHKVSVDPFYMDEHEVTNAEFARFVKATNYKTVAERPLNPADYPGVPADKLVPGSAVFTPTAQKVSLENPLQWWNYVPGASWSQPEGKGSSIKGRENLPVVHVSYEDATAYAKWAGKRLPTEAEWEFAAQGGKGNHTYYWGDQLKPNNKWVANIYQGSFPDHNLKEDGYAAAAPVKTFPANPYGLYDMDGNVWEWCEDLYRPDYYQKSPAKNPQGPTDSYDPDEPGAVKRVQRGGSFLCSDEYCIRYKAGSRGKGEVTSGSNNLGFRCVMAAK from the coding sequence ATGAAGGTTTTTGAAAAAGTATTTTTGTTGATGTCGTTCGCGGTCATCGGTTTAAGCTGCCAGACAAAACAAACGGCAGAAGAAAAAACAAAGGATAGTCTGGCTAAATGCATTGCAGACGGAATGCCTACACGTGCTTCCGCAATTTTGGCAAGTCAGGAAAATATTGTTGAAGGAAAGGGCAGTAAAGATGGTATGGTATTGATTAAAGGCGGTGAGTTTTTGATGGGTGCTGATGAATTTCCGGATTCAAGACCGATGCATAAAGTTAGTGTTGATCCTTTTTACATGGACGAGCATGAAGTGACAAACGCTGAGTTCGCCCGTTTTGTAAAAGCTACAAATTATAAAACCGTTGCTGAACGTCCACTAAATCCGGCTGATTATCCAGGTGTTCCTGCGGATAAACTTGTTCCGGGTTCAGCGGTTTTTACACCAACAGCACAAAAAGTTTCTCTTGAAAATCCGCTGCAATGGTGGAATTATGTGCCTGGCGCAAGCTGGTCGCAACCAGAAGGAAAAGGAAGTTCGATCAAAGGTCGTGAAAATTTGCCTGTCGTTCATGTTTCTTATGAAGACGCAACTGCCTATGCTAAGTGGGCGGGAAAACGTTTGCCAACGGAAGCTGAATGGGAATTTGCAGCGCAGGGAGGAAAAGGAAATCATACTTATTACTGGGGTGATCAGCTGAAACCTAACAATAAATGGGTTGCCAATATTTATCAGGGAAGTTTTCCTGATCATAATTTAAAAGAAGATGGTTATGCGGCGGCCGCTCCTGTGAAAACTTTTCCTGCAAATCCTTATGGTTTGTATGACATGGATGGCAACGTATGGGAATGGTGCGAAGATTTGTACCGTCCGGATTATTATCAGAAAAGTCCTGCTAAAAATCCGCAAGGACCAACGGATAGCTACGATCCTGACGAACCAGGTGCTGTAAAACGCGTCCAGCGAGGCGGATCGTTTTTGTGCAGTGACGAATATTGCATTCGCTACAAAGCAGGAAGCCGTGGGAAAGGTGAAGTTACAAGCGGAAGTAATAATTTAGGTTTTCGTTGCGTAATGGCTGCAAAATAA
- a CDS encoding RBBP9/YdeN family alpha/beta hydrolase, with the protein MSTRFLTVPGLAGSGPQHWQTIWEVQQPDIFSRIEQNNWDWPNREDWVERLQEHISKLTSPTVLIAHSLGCITVAHWAAKYSSPWIEGALLVAPADAELSKRLNFVEGFVPIPFSPLPFKSIVVASTNDIYASIKRSQFFANAWGSEFINLGKKGHINAVSKLEDWPEGKEILKQLVRSEFVGIK; encoded by the coding sequence ATGAGTACTCGTTTTTTGACAGTTCCGGGATTGGCGGGTTCCGGGCCGCAACATTGGCAAACCATTTGGGAAGTTCAGCAGCCTGATATTTTCAGCAGGATTGAGCAAAATAACTGGGACTGGCCAAATCGTGAAGACTGGGTTGAAAGATTGCAGGAGCATATCAGCAAATTAACTTCCCCGACAGTTTTGATAGCACATAGTCTGGGATGCATAACGGTAGCACATTGGGCTGCAAAATATTCGTCACCATGGATTGAAGGCGCTTTACTGGTTGCTCCGGCAGATGCGGAGTTGTCGAAAAGATTGAATTTTGTGGAAGGATTTGTTCCAATTCCTTTTTCACCATTACCGTTTAAAAGCATCGTTGTGGCAAGTACCAATGACATTTATGCATCGATAAAACGTTCGCAGTTTTTTGCAAATGCATGGGGAAGTGAATTTATAAATCTTGGAAAAAAAGGACATATCAACGCCGTTTCAAAACTGGAAGACTGGCCTGAGGGAAAGGAAATCCTGAAACAACTGGTACGTTCCGAATTTGTCGGTATCAAATAG
- a CDS encoding YceI family protein, with amino-acid sequence MKKIFVFALVGLWVNAAAIAGGPAKSKAADKTLSIDTKASKVVWVGKKVTGEHTGNVPISSGTLILDKDKLKGGSFVLDTKSLTVTDLTDNDSNGKLTGHLKGADFFAVDKYPTSKLDITSVTAKGANVYDVTGKLTIKGITSDITFPATVKADGKSASATAKITIDRTKYDIKFRSTNFFENLGDKAISNDFVLDVNLIAK; translated from the coding sequence ATGAAAAAAATCTTTGTGTTCGCATTGGTAGGTCTATGGGTAAATGCCGCTGCGATTGCAGGTGGCCCGGCTAAGTCAAAAGCTGCTGACAAAACTTTGAGTATTGATACCAAAGCCAGTAAAGTGGTATGGGTTGGTAAAAAAGTTACAGGAGAACATACTGGTAATGTGCCGATTAGCAGCGGAACATTGATTTTGGATAAGGATAAACTGAAAGGCGGAAGTTTTGTTTTAGACACAAAATCACTGACAGTTACGGATTTGACCGACAACGATTCTAACGGAAAATTAACCGGACATTTGAAAGGAGCGGACTTTTTTGCAGTCGACAAATATCCAACATCAAAACTTGATATCACTTCGGTTACAGCCAAAGGTGCGAACGTATATGATGTTACAGGAAAGCTGACAATCAAAGGAATTACAAGCGATATTACATTTCCTGCAACAGTAAAAGCAGATGGAAAAAGCGCATCAGCAACAGCGAAAATTACTATCGACCGTACAAAATATGACATCAAATTCCGCTCAACCAATTTCTTCGAAAACCTGGGCGACAAAGCAATTTCAAATGATTTCGTTCTTGATGTAAATCTGATAGCTAAATAG